In Lactuca sativa cultivar Salinas chromosome 5, Lsat_Salinas_v11, whole genome shotgun sequence, the DNA window CTCAATCATTCTTTTGCTTTTTTAATAGAAGCACTAAGTTAGAAATTAACTACGTTGGTTAGCTACACAAAGAGAAAGTAAATGATATTTTCTCTTTGTAATTCTTTTTACTTATCTTGCTAGTAGTAGTAATAATTTGTCCACCATCCACCATATCAGATGTATGAGAAAGGTGTCTTTCCCTCAAGTGGTCAAAGTTTCAAGATGGACAACATATGTAAATTTAGGAATATGATTAGTTGGTACCAGAGTTAGTCGTTCTAAAAAGATAGTAATAAAATTTCTCTTGCTTTTTTTCCATTAAAAAGAAAAGCATTTGAGTACTTTAAAAATGAAAGTGAATAGCTAATTACTTTTTTTGATTGTAGAGTTTCATTACTTGACAAAGATGCCAGAGAAAATGGACACTGATAAATGCTTCTGTGACTAGCACAAGTCAAGTACATCTAAATCTGATTTCTACCCAACTAGACAAAATAAATATGAATACTTTTAATTGCAAATTAATAAAAAGTTGATAAATTGGTTAATACCAAAGAAAATAAGAAATTACCTAAAAAAACGTCCAACACAACTACACAAGTTCAGTAACTGTATCGTCTTTTCCTATCCATGAagaaaaaatacatatacaaaaaccaattaaaaataattttagtTTCATTAATCTCACATTCTAACGATAATTAATActttaacaaaaaaacaaaaaacaaaaaaaactcacTAGTTTTTTGAATTAACGCCAAAGCTTACTacaaaactcatttctaggcCGCTTAACATTTATAACATCAGCAAACAACGAGTGAACCAACTATTTAGACAAACTACATGGATCATCAATCAATGTCTGAATACATATTCGGTGCATGGTTGCATATTTGAAATTAGAATTCTTCTTTGGGATCTTGGAAATGTTGCGATTGGAtcttttattagtgttgtttcggTTGTTTTTCAGTATCATAGTTTGAATATGATTATATCATTTGATAATGCAGTTGATAGTTCGATTAAAACAAGGACTACAGAAGAGGATGTTATTTCTTCAAAGAGTAATTTGCATGCTGCGGGAAGTGTTAGTGAGCCTTCTACAAAGGGTAAATAAATGTGGGATTTTATAAACTGAGATGGAGTTGAACATGAGAAGAGAAAAGTTTGTTACCTTTGGTAATTTGGGATGTGGTGGAAATTTTGGAGAGTTGATCATCATTTTGGATTACGATTGAACAAAGTGATTGGACTTCGTTTGCGACAGTTAGTCTGCTTACAATGCCTCTAGCCATTTTGGCTGAGACTCCACTTAGTGGGCCCACTTCCGTTTCTAATATGGATTTGGCTTCTTTAACAATTTTATGAAGCTCTTGAAACCTTGATGTTCCATCTAAAAGCCTGTAACTTAAATATATTATGTAACATAGGCTATCAACACGTCGTGCATCTTTAGCAATTGCTAATTGCTTCTTCCAATATCTGCAAGAATTATTACTTCAGTATTTTCTATATTATATGTAAATTGTTAAATGCATATGTTAAAAGAGGAAAAACAAAAACTAACCTAAGTATTCCTGAAACTTTACCACAAGAAACACAACAGTAACTCCCATCAAGCTGCATTAACTGGCCAAGATTCACAACGCCTACTTTTTTCTGTTGAAGGGCACATTCAATGTGACAAAATAAGCCACAAGATTCTCCATTTGAGGAATCTGAAGAACATTCACACATCAAAAGACATCACTTACCTACCGAAGATCGTAAAAGTGTGTTACGTGAAGCTCTTTCTAGGGATGTTGGTCTATTTATGGCAGAGGAAGAAACTTTGAAGGCCTTTGGTCAATGGATGTGTGGGGAGTATATGACTTTGCAGGCTCTTAGCCGTTATTGTCTTCACCCGGATGGTCGTGTGAGGTTTGTTACAGGGAATGACGGCTCGAGTCGTTATATTGTCGGTATTCTAAAGCCATCAAATAAAGAGTCGGTGACAAATGCTCTTGAAGGTTTGGTTTTTGATGTTGCGCTCCTTGATCGTGTTTTTAAAGAGCCTATCACTACTGTCAAGAGTATCCCCCATAGTTGTCGTCTTGCTTTCTCTCAGGCTTTGAAGACCGCTCTTTACAAGGTGATTGCCCAACCTGGCTCGGTTGAGGCATGGATGTGTTTGTTACTTCTCCCTCGATGCACACTGCAGATGTTTAGACCCAAAAGTAGACAAGAATGTAGGTCTGAGAATAGAAAATCTTTACAGCAAAGCTCCATCCTGAAATCCTTGGATACATGGGGGAAAGAGGGTGGTATCACGAAGTTAGTTCAAAATATGTTAGACAACCATGAGGTTGGAGCTATGAGACagggtggaggcatccttcagaagGAGGCTACATCAAGTAACACCAACATCAGACAGTGCCTCCGTAAGGTTGTAGATGGTCATTTTACCGCATCAGTGAAAGTGTTATGCTCATCGGGTGTTGCACCATATAATGGTGATACTATTAAAGCTTTGGAGGACAAACACCCTTTCAAACCACCCCCATCCATGCCGAGCCCTATAATTTCTGAACCTCCCCTTGTGGCAGACTTTGATTGTGTATTTAGTCGCATCAAATCCTTCCCTAAAGGAACTTCTTGCGGGAGAGATGGCTTGAGGGCTCAACACTTGCTAGACGCCCTTAGTGGAGAAGGGTCTGCTATTGCCACAGATCTCATACATGCTATCACTTCAGTTGTTAATTTATGGTTAGCGAGAAGATGTCCAACCATTTTGGCAGAGTTTGTTGCATCCGCTCCTCTCACGCCTCTTCTTAAACCTGACAACTGGATCCGTCCGATTGCAGTAGGCACTATATGGAGACGTCTGGTTTCCAAGGTTGCCATGAAAGGTGTGGGTAAATAAATGACCAAGTACCTTAATGATTTTCAGTTCGAGGTTGGTGTATCTGGCGGTGCTGAGGTTGTGTTACACAGTGCCAATAGGGTGTTGAGTGAACACCATGTTGATGGGTCTCTTGTAATGCTGACTATGGATTTTTCGAATGCCTTTAACCTGGTTGATCGTTCAGCATTGCTCCACGAAGCTAACAAGATGTGCCCTTCTATTTCTTTGTGGGTGAATTTCTTGTACGGGAAAGCAGTGAGACTTTATATCGGAGACCAACATATATGGTCTGCCACTGGGGTGCAGCAAGGTGACCCCTTGGGCCCTCTTCTTTTTGCCCTTGTTTTGCACCTACTTGTGCACAAGATTAGAGACAATTTTAAGCTCCTTCTCCATGCTTGGTACCTAGATGATGGGACTGTCATTGGGGATTCAAAGGAGGTGGCTAGAGTGCTGAACATAATTCGGTTGCATGGTCCAGGTTTGGGTCTTGAGTTGAACATCAAGAAAACATAGATTTTTTGGCTCTCATGTGATGGAAGGAAGCTTCGTGTTGATTTATTCCCTACGGAGATAGGGAGACCTTCTTTGGGGGTGAAACTCTTTGGGGGTGCTGTTAGCAGAGACGCAGGGTTTATTAGCAGGCTGGCCATGAAGAGAGCGGTCAATGCTGTTGATTTGATGGGCCTTCTTCCACAATTATGTGACCCGCAGAGTGAGCTCCTTTTGCTTCGATCGTGTATGGGCATTGCAAAACTtttctttggtttaaggacaTGTCAGCCGGTACACATAGAAGAGGCAGCGTTATTCTTTGACAAGGGACTACGCAGGTCTATCGAGGATATGGTGGTATGTGGAGGCCCCTTCTTTGGAGACATTCAGTGGCGCTTGGCTTCCTTACCTATTCGTTTCGGTGGTTTGGGTTTGTACTCGGCCTACGAGGTTTCCTCCTACGCACTTGTAACCTCGAGGGCCCAATCTTGGGcattacaagaccacatcttacgtgaCAGTGGCATATGTGGTATGGACTCGGATTACTTGTGTGCTATGACTCGTCTCCGTGATACGATTCCGGGATTTTACTGTagcggtttcactaataaggacaccgccccccctaaatcccaaaaagctttggcgtgtgccctttttagcaaaatcgtccaagatatggaagtcaACTTCGACATGACTGTCAGACAGAAAGCAGTCTTTGAGTGTCTGCGGGCGCCTCATGCTCAGGATTTTCTGCTAACTATCCCTATTGATGGTCTTGGCCAGCATATGTCTCCTGTGGAGTACCGAACTATCCTTTGTTACCGCCTCATGATTCCCATATTCCCAATTGACGAGATATGCCCAGtttgtcgcaaggcatgtttggatacctttggggaacacgcggttcattgtagagagctccctggtttcaagtatagacatgatgtggttcgacatgttctctttgatgcttgtcgGCGTGCTGGTATTTCTGTGAAGAAAGAAGCGCCAGTGAACTTGTTGACGGACCCACAGGATGGCAGGTCCACACTTAGACCGactgacattttggtctttggatggatagGAGGGAAGCATGCGTGCGTGGATCTTACTGGTGTCTCTCCTCTCGTTGGTTTGGGGAGCGGAGGTTTCGCAGCTGGGCATGTCGCTTTGAAAGCCGCTGCATGCAAAGTGGTaaagcacgagaatgcatgtagagaaaatcaacatgtgtttgttccttttgcattcaatacatttggttttctcgcaccagaggcAGTGGAGCTCCTTaatagagtccaacgggtcatgcattctaatgtcatatctcctagatccacaaatgttgttttcaaaagaattggttttgccaTTCAGAAATGgctagcggcgcagcttgttgcccgtttgccttcaatcgatatgtattgaactttcatatttatatactaTTTATCATTAATTTCAATGGCAAATGCAGCAAGAACATCTCTTGCAGAAAGTATCAGTTACAAATAAAACAACTCTACAAGCAGAGTTTTTGCAAATCCATGTATCGGAAAACTTAGCATCGAAATGTGATTCCGGAGGAATCCGAATAAGGGTTTCCCATTTCCTATTCTGTTTCCGGGGTTGCTAGTGTTTGTTGGGACTTGAGGATTCCTTTTTGGGATCTTGATTCTTTAATGTCTTTTTACTTAATTTTGGTTCGGACATTTTAGGTTTTGATGAAGCTAATTGCTTTTTCCTTTTTCAGAACAAGAATTGAATAGGTCTATCCGGGGTCCGGATTTCACAAACTATTGAATTGGCTCTGGAGTTCTTGAAGCATCATCTGAGTGTCCTTTTTTCTATAGGGTGCTTTGAACACTGGAAGATAGACTTTGAACACCTAGACACACAAAGAAAAACCAAATTAGTTCTGAAAATATAAATGAAAATTGAAAAGCATACTTTATCACTATATGTTTCTGTTCTAAACAACCTACTCATAATACTGACGATATATAAAGGGTAAGAATGGAAAGGGTATATCAAGTGTATGATGTCATGATGGAAATTTATATTATCCTCACCTTCCTTTTTACAACTTCTTCCATACAATAAAAAGGTTCTCTAGCTCAACATCTGCAATAGCATGTCAACCATTTCATACATCATTCTTTTGCTTGGAAATTCTTTAAAAAAATTGTCAAATGAAACCAACTTGACAATTTAGTTGCCATGTTCTGATCTACATTTCTTATGAAGATTTTCAAGCACTCTATTTTTGGGTAAAAGGGTTTGTGTATATGTGCATAGATTTGGATAGTTTCTGTTTACAGTTTCTTGACACATGCTTCAGTGTACATTGTAATACAGTTGTTATACATGAATCAGTATGTCAATACCAATAAGAAGATGGCATTATAGAATATGATGCAGGAAATTAGATAGAAGCAACAGGTTCTCACCTCTAGCAACAAGTTTATCATCTGTGTCCATGATGTTCAAGCAACTATCCCTGTGATGAAATAGgattaaaaatttaatattattgtgACTGATATCTAATCAAATTAGTATTTAGCATTATATATAAGGAAGAAACGCAATGCCACAATTTCAATGGAGGAAGAAACTTAAGCCCAACTAAATGAGAGCATAATCATAATCCTACAAGAACACAATTATAATAAGCAAGAAAAAGCATCATACATTTTAGTTTGAAGCAAAAGTTCACCCTATCAATTCACAAATTTGAGTTAGTGCTACTAATTATTAGGTGTTTTTCTTAACAATCTTtgtaatatctcataaagtaaaATGGATAGAAAAGATTAATGAACTTTTCAGGTTTTATCACTTACATGCCTTAGAAATATTTTTACCTTCTCACAACCATAATCTATTACATAATTTTCATCCAATCACGCAACATAAATGGACATAATGGTTGAGAACTTGAGAGTTGAGATTATTTACATATTGTCcatcatattattatttcttCATCCCTGATAAATCTTTTTGCTAAGGTATGCAACTGAACAAGGAACAAAATTAAGATATCAGTTTATCATGGTTACCTATCTCACAACAAAGCACAATGTGTTATACTAATGACATAAAAAATCAGAACCTTTTCACATATACAGGCTTCAGACTgttcagagtcggcagaagagctacgctaaCAGATGCTgatcggacttggagttccaggttggggatatggttctgctgaaggtgtcaccttagaagggtgtcatccggttcaggaagcggggcaagttgggccccaggtacattggtcctttcagagttgtagcccgggtgggcaagatAGCATATAGGTTgcatctgccagccgagcttagtcagatccagaatacctttcatgtctcccagctgcggatgTTCCTGGTAGATGACTCTACGGTGGTAcctctggaggatattcaggtggacgacaACCTGAACTATATCGACCGGTCGGCGGCCATCATCGACAGGAAgacgaaggatttgaggaacaagaagttcgagttagtgaaggtgcaatgacagcaccacaagggctcggaatggacttgggagccaaaggatgagatgagggagcactacccagagctaTTCTCAGATGCatcagactttgaggacgaaatctaaaataagtgggggagatttgtaatgctcagatcctggtatgtattttaaaccAATCTATCCATTTTTGaaaagagactcgacgagttggaggccccaaactcgtcgagtagaaacggATTTTGGACGtgggacttgaagtctactcaatgagttgagaagcctcaactcgacgagtagggctgccagagtgaaaccctaattttcagggtttgcatc includes these proteins:
- the LOC111897929 gene encoding VIN3-like protein 1; translated protein: MCECSSDSSNGESCGLFCHIECALQQKKVGVVNLGQLMQLDGSYCCVSCGKVSGILRYWKKQLAIAKDARRVDSLCYIIYLSYRLLDGTSRFQELHKIVKEAKSILETEVGPLSGVSAKMARGIVSRLTVANEVQSLCSIVIQNDDQLSKISTTSQITKEGSLTLPAACKLLFEEITSSSVVLVLIELSTALSNDIIIFKL